From Myxococcota bacterium:
CGAGCACGCGCCGCATGACCGCCGCGTTCATGATCACCGCGCCGTCGTCCGAGAACGCGACCGCGCCCGCGGCCGCGAGGCCGGCCATCTCGGACATGATCTCGCCGCGCAGCCCCTGGGTGGCCGCGGCGATCACGCGCACGCGCACCGCCCCAGACTCGCGCGCGCGGCGCTGGATGTACTCGGTCACCGCGGGCGTGTCGTTCACCGGATCGGTGTTCGCCATGCAACACACCGTGGTGTAGCCGCCGGCGGCCGCCGCGCGGGTGCCGGTCTCGATGTCCTCCTTGTACTCCTGGCCTGGCTCGCGCAGGTGCGCGTGCAGGTCCACGAAGCCGGGCGCGAGCCACAGGCCCGCCGCCTCGATCACTTCATCGGGCACGCCCGACGAAGGACTGCCGACCGACTCGATGCGGCCGTCGGCCAGGTCGACGCTGCCCAGCTCGTCGCGACCCGTGGCAGGATCGAGGATGCGCGCGCCCTGGATGCGGAGCCGGGTCACCCCTCACCTCCCGTCAGCAGGTAGAGCACGGCCATGCGCACCGCGACCCCGTTCGTGACCTGGTCGAGGATGCGCGACGGCTCGGCATCGGCCACGTCGCTCGCGATCTCGACGCCGCGGTTGATCGGGCCGGGATGCAGCACGATCGCCTCCGGCTTGGCCAGGGCGAGCGTGCGCTGCGTGAGTCCGAAGGTGCGGGAGTACTCGCGAATCGAGGGGAACAGCGCGCCGTCGAGCCGCTCCTGCTGGATGCGCAGCATGACGATCACGTCCGCGCCCGCCAGCGCCTGTTCGAGCGAGAAGCACGGCTTCACGCCCAGCGCCTCGATGCCCGCGGGCATCATGGTCGGCGGCCCGGCGACGCGCACCTCGGCGCCCAGCTTGGTGAAGCAGTGGATGTCGGAGCGCGCGACGCGGCTGTGCGAGATGTCGCCCACGATCGCGATCACGCGGTTCTCGAGCGAGCCCAGTGACTGCCGCAGCGTGAAGGCGTCGAGCAGCGCCTGGGTCGGGTGCTCGTGGCAGCCGTCGCCAGCGTTCACCACCGGCACGCGCACGCGCTCGGCCAGCATGTGCGGCACGCCCGCCACCGAGTCGCGCACCACCAGCACGTCGGCGCTCATGGCGGCCAGGTTGCGCGCCATGTCGGCCAGCGTCTCGGCCTTCGAGAGACTCGAGCCCGAGCGCGACACGTTGATCGCGTCGGCCGAAAGCCGCTTGGCCGCGATCTCGAACGACACGCGCGTGCGCGTCGACGCCTCGAGGAACACGTTGATCACGGTGCGGCCGCGCAGCGTAGGCACGCGCTTGATCTCGCGCTGCGAGATTTCGAGCATGGCCTCCGACGTGTCGAGCACCTGCTCGATCTCGGCGCGGCTCATCTCTTCGATGCCGAGCAGATGTCTCATACGACTGCGACCTCGAGCTCGCCGTCCGCGCGCGCGCGCAGCACCACCCGCTCCGCGCGCGAGGTCGGAATGTTCTTGCCCACGAAGTCCACCTTGATCGGCAGCTCGCGGTGCCCGCGGTCGACGAGCACGGCGACCTGGATCGCCGCCGGCCGGCCGAAGTCGAGCACCGCGTCCATGGCCGCGCGCACGGTGCGGCCGGTGAACATTACGTCGTCGACCAGCACCACCCGCTTCTTGTCGACGGAGAACGGCATGCGCGTCGGCCGCGGCATCGGGCGCACGCCGCGCGCCAC
This genomic window contains:
- a CDS encoding aspartate carbamoyltransferase catalytic subunit; the encoded protein is MRHLLGIEEMSRAEIEQVLDTSEAMLEISQREIKRVPTLRGRTVINVFLEASTRTRVSFEIAAKRLSADAINVSRSGSSLSKAETLADMARNLAAMSADVLVVRDSVAGVPHMLAERVRVPVVNAGDGCHEHPTQALLDAFTLRQSLGSLENRVIAIVGDISHSRVARSDIHCFTKLGAEVRVAGPPTMMPAGIEALGVKPCFSLEQALAGADVIVMLRIQQERLDGALFPSIREYSRTFGLTQRTLALAKPEAIVLHPGPINRGVEIASDVADAEPSRILDQVTNGVAVRMAVLYLLTGGEG
- the pyrR gene encoding bifunctional pyr operon transcriptional regulator/uracil phosphoribosyltransferase PyrR, translating into MASPDLHLEANGGRVVLDAGGIQRATTRIAHEILERNPGAEDLCLVAIVRGGEPVAALIGEQLGALAGRPVPAGALDITLYRDDVVARGVRPMPRPTRMPFSVDKKRVVLVDDVMFTGRTVRAAMDAVLDFGRPAAIQVAVLVDRGHRELPIKVDFVGKNIPTSRAERVVLRARADGELEVAVV